The following are encoded in a window of Carya illinoinensis cultivar Pawnee chromosome 15, C.illinoinensisPawnee_v1, whole genome shotgun sequence genomic DNA:
- the LOC122295850 gene encoding putative protein TPRXL → MGSCISKCRPKKHPQEELSHVQDKRVISQAPKTPGTPHSNKVSPSPLSPTSSTSSVSSLTCTASNTTTSSSLSSSASSVLSSKDRSFSNEFLWSCVKENPHVVRINSIKENSALLSKVQIQKTERVAKPIAAPLKHPQKAAASIPQKRVRSSSPTPLTRQKSFRRDPEWPNHAYSIPSRSTLKSPSPSRRYNNGDRYGPVLIHAPLECHSKHIVGSKPNTVSSVQSSVRKENLRPTSPNNNSSRQLRPCLRNWETCIHRIGSKIDDIAVGKALSDFDNDSIPMEDIDNPLISLDCFIFV, encoded by the coding sequence ATGGGTTCTTGCATCAGCAAATGCAGACCCAAGAAACATCCCCAGGAAGAACTTAGCCATGTCCAAGACAAGCGTGTCATCTCTCAAGCCCCTAAAACTCCAGGTACTCCTCACTCAAACAAAGTTTCTCCTTCTCCTCTTTCCCccacttcttcaacttcttctgTTTCTTCCCTCACTTGCACTGCCAGTAACACCACGACCTCAAGCTCATTGTCATCGAGTGCATCTTCGGTCTTGAGTTCGAAAGATCGATCATTCTCCAATGAGTTCTTGTGGTCATGTGTTAAGGAGAATCCGCATGTTGTCCGTATCAATTCTATCAAGGAAAATTCTGCTTTGCTCAGTAAGGTTCAGATCCAAAAGACAGAGAGAGTGGCAAAACCAATTGCCGCACCACTGAAACACCCACAAAAAGCTGCTGCCTCGATACCACAGAAGAGAGTCCGGTCAAGCTCTCCTACACCGCTGACAAGACAGAAGAGTTTTCGGAGGGATCCCGAGTGGCCTAATCATGCATATTCTATACCAAGCAGATCAACACTGAAGTCACCATCTCCAAGCCGGAGGTATAATAATGGTGACAGATATGGGCCAGTTTTGATACACGCACCACTAGAATGTCATTCAAAGCATATCGTTGGCTCGAAGCCTAATACAGTGAGCTCTGTACAATCATCTGTGAGGAAGGAAAATTTGAGGCCGACAAGTCCAAATAACAACTCAAGTCGTCAATTACGCCCTTGTTTGAGGAATTGGGAGACATGCATACACAGAATTGGTTCAAAAATTGATGACATCGCAGTTGGAAAAGCACTGTCGGATTTTGACAACGACTCGATTCCCATGGAGGACATTGACAACCCTCTCATCTCCTTGGATTGTTTTATCTTTGTGTAG